From one Bacteroidales bacterium genomic stretch:
- a CDS encoding carboxypeptidase-like regulatory domain-containing protein has protein sequence MTSRKYSAFPKFIGLACTIILFLFLTHCLRAQVTIHGSVTDTTGVAIPLINILAYPAGGSALIAFAVSDDKGDYKMVVKSTFDSLDVEATSIHYQTLRYRIANSSQQRNFVLRPDLKQLDMFTVKAQHIRQQGDTISYLVSRFMQTQDRSIEDVLRRMPGIEIESSGRILYEGVPIEKFYVEGLDLMDGRYGVVSKNLPKGSVSTVEILENHQPMQILQDRVSSFQPSLNLNLQHDVTATGTAQLGIGASPLLWEANITPMVFTKNFQMIASYQTNNIGNDAALQLEALSVQDMMRGIDRKTERMELTGLQSVTPPDIAPQRYLDNQIHLGTFNSLQRLARNLELRVNVAYVNDFQQQKAASHRTLFYPSDTLQFSESVSNNLYKEYLQASFALQRNVKNNYLQNTLSVKSNWDHQSGIVENQTGLVIEKLHNPFVAISNDFRTIIPAGEKLIDVQSYISLDRTPQELQINPGVFAEVLNQNRPYEQVNQFAEIRRFYTHQSAAVVVGSKKLSFTPRIGFSYRDQLLESSVIITENGEERNAGDALLNEIKSSELRIYGETGIAYKTRSLTLSLLLPLSWQDVNIDDKNSEKQQSVSKLFFNPRLTADYGFNNFWSIRGTLQSSARFDDPATTTYGFILRDYRYLSVHDVPLADRSRLSAGGHLSYRDPISAFFNKLSYVFTSAQSNYVYSNQINPDGSAYVEAIEIPQTNYIHSVQLYSSKYLAALKATLNLRVSLSQHLGKSLVNEELFDTKTNIWQIKPEVNFKITRWLNFIYDMDATTYATFVDQEQKSSVSMLKHKLNVFTFPRQNQLVSITSEYYHLDEAHNVFVDILYRYTFIKKKIDLEFRWSNLLNNDTYTSYLAWDFTVWESTYRLRPSQAVVSVKFSF, from the coding sequence ATGACGAGCCGTAAATATTCTGCATTTCCAAAATTCATAGGCCTGGCTTGTACAATCATTCTTTTCTTATTTCTAACTCACTGCTTACGGGCGCAGGTTACCATCCACGGAAGTGTGACTGATACCACCGGAGTGGCCATACCACTGATCAACATTTTGGCCTACCCCGCCGGTGGCAGCGCACTTATTGCTTTCGCCGTAAGCGACGATAAGGGCGATTACAAAATGGTGGTAAAAAGCACCTTCGACAGCCTCGATGTTGAGGCCACCTCCATTCATTATCAAACGCTAAGGTATCGCATTGCAAACAGCAGCCAACAACGAAACTTTGTGCTGAGGCCAGACCTTAAACAGCTCGATATGTTCACTGTTAAAGCACAGCATATCCGGCAGCAAGGCGATACGATAAGTTATCTGGTGAGCCGTTTTATGCAGACCCAGGATCGCTCCATCGAAGATGTGTTGCGCCGCATGCCGGGCATCGAGATAGAATCGTCGGGCAGGATACTTTATGAAGGCGTACCCATAGAGAAATTTTATGTGGAAGGTCTCGACCTGATGGATGGCCGCTACGGGGTGGTGAGCAAAAATCTTCCTAAGGGATCGGTGAGCACGGTCGAGATATTAGAAAACCATCAGCCCATGCAAATCCTGCAGGATCGCGTCAGCTCGTTTCAGCCTTCGCTCAACCTGAACCTTCAGCACGATGTAACCGCCACCGGGACGGCACAATTGGGAATTGGCGCAAGCCCATTGCTATGGGAAGCCAACATCACGCCGATGGTTTTTACAAAAAACTTCCAGATGATCGCCTCTTACCAAACCAACAACATCGGCAATGATGCGGCGCTGCAACTCGAGGCTTTATCAGTGCAGGATATGATGAGAGGCATCGACCGAAAGACGGAAAGAATGGAACTGACAGGGCTGCAAAGCGTGACCCCTCCTGACATTGCGCCACAGCGCTATCTTGATAACCAGATTCATCTTGGAACTTTTAATAGCCTGCAACGGCTTGCGCGCAACCTGGAGCTTCGTGTAAACGTGGCTTACGTAAATGATTTCCAACAACAAAAGGCAGCAAGCCACCGAACGCTTTTTTACCCTTCCGATACTTTGCAATTTAGCGAAAGCGTAAGCAACAATCTTTACAAAGAGTACCTGCAGGCTTCCTTCGCGTTGCAGCGAAACGTGAAGAATAATTATTTGCAAAATACCCTATCCGTAAAATCCAATTGGGATCACCAAAGCGGGATTGTGGAAAATCAAACCGGGCTGGTAATCGAAAAGCTGCACAATCCTTTTGTGGCCATTTCCAACGATTTTCGTACGATTATCCCGGCAGGGGAAAAGCTGATTGATGTGCAGTCGTATATTTCGTTGGATCGAACTCCGCAAGAATTGCAGATAAATCCCGGTGTATTTGCAGAGGTTCTCAATCAGAACAGGCCGTATGAGCAGGTAAACCAATTTGCAGAAATACGTCGGTTTTATACACATCAATCTGCTGCGGTGGTGGTGGGTAGTAAAAAACTCTCCTTTACACCGCGCATTGGTTTCAGCTATAGGGATCAATTACTCGAAAGCTCTGTAATTATTACCGAAAATGGTGAAGAACGAAATGCAGGTGATGCTTTATTAAATGAAATAAAAAGTAGTGAGTTGCGCATTTATGGCGAAACAGGCATTGCGTACAAAACTCGATCGCTTACGCTTTCGCTGTTGCTGCCTTTGTCGTGGCAGGATGTGAATATCGATGATAAAAATTCGGAAAAGCAACAATCTGTCAGCAAACTGTTTTTCAATCCCAGGCTGACGGCTGATTACGGCTTCAACAATTTCTGGAGTATCCGCGGTACACTGCAAAGCTCCGCCCGCTTCGACGACCCTGCCACCACCACCTATGGTTTTATTCTGCGCGACTACCGCTACCTGAGCGTACACGATGTTCCGCTGGCCGACAGAAGCCGGCTTAGCGCCGGAGGTCATCTCTCGTATCGCGATCCCATCAGCGCATTTTTTAATAAACTGAGTTATGTTTTCACTTCAGCGCAAAGTAATTATGTGTATAGCAACCAGATCAACCCGGATGGATCGGCCTATGTGGAGGCGATAGAAATACCGCAAACCAATTACATTCACAGCGTCCAGCTCTATTCGAGCAAATATCTTGCAGCGCTAAAAGCTACCCTGAACCTGCGCGTAAGCCTGAGTCAGCATCTGGGCAAGTCACTGGTAAATGAAGAGTTGTTCGACACAAAAACGAATATCTGGCAGATCAAGCCCGAAGTGAATTTTAAAATCACCCGCTGGCTCAACTTTATTTATGATATGGATGCCACAACCTACGCCACCTTCGTTGATCAGGAACAAAAAAGCAGCGTCTCGATGCTCAAACATAAACTCAACGTATTTACCTTTCCCCGCCAAAACCAACTCGTGAGCATCACTTCCGAATATTATCACCTCGACGAAGCGCACAATGTTTTCGTGGACATACTTTATCGTTACACCTTTATCAAGAAAAAGATCGATCTGGAGTTTAGATGGAGCAACCTATTGAACAACGACACCTACACGAGCTATCTGGCCTGGGATTTTACGGTGTGGGAATCGACCTACCGGCTGCGCCCCTCACAGGCGGTGGTGAGTGTAAAGTTTAGTTTTTAA